One stretch of Lysobacter sp. KIS68-7 DNA includes these proteins:
- a CDS encoding AMP-binding protein: MSAVIQPGANAPFASIAHGDPARAIVFDARGDVPLSTFLDQVRGVAATLPTAHHAINLCEDRYRFLVAFCAVAMRGQVNLLPPSRAPAAVDEAMAQHPDSYCIGDAALSPAPERYLRLPDTLPERIGETPMIDDDALVAIGYTSGSTGRPHANPKTWGSFRRSTAQNLAALGDLWPEGDAHIVATVPPQHMYGMEMSVLLPLLGPVAVHAARPFFPEDVAQALAHANAPRILVTTPVHLRALLVSGCVLPPLRAIVSATAPLPAELAIEAEQRFACEVREVFGSTETCVIARRRTALESAWTPLPGVRLAPQPDGTAVHAPHLATPVVLADLVEVDADGRFVLRGRNADLLEIAGKRASLGDMTRKLLAIPGVEDGVVFQMDTPGEGGVCRIAALAVAPTLDEPAILAALRRTIDPVFLPRPLRRVDALPRNETGKLPRERLVELLQST, from the coding sequence ATGTCCGCCGTCATCCAGCCCGGTGCGAACGCGCCGTTTGCGTCCATCGCCCACGGCGATCCAGCACGCGCGATCGTCTTCGACGCCCGCGGCGACGTGCCGCTGTCCACGTTCCTCGACCAGGTGCGCGGCGTGGCCGCGACCCTGCCGACCGCCCACCACGCGATCAACCTCTGCGAAGACCGCTATCGCTTCCTCGTCGCCTTCTGCGCCGTGGCGATGCGCGGGCAGGTGAACCTGCTCCCGCCCTCGCGCGCGCCGGCCGCGGTCGACGAAGCGATGGCGCAGCACCCCGACAGCTACTGCATCGGCGATGCCGCGCTTTCGCCGGCGCCCGAACGCTACCTGCGCCTGCCCGACACGCTGCCCGAGCGCATCGGCGAAACGCCCATGATCGACGACGACGCCCTCGTCGCGATCGGCTACACCTCCGGCAGCACCGGGCGCCCGCACGCGAATCCCAAGACCTGGGGCAGCTTCCGCCGCAGCACCGCGCAGAACCTTGCGGCGCTGGGCGACCTGTGGCCCGAAGGCGATGCGCACATCGTCGCGACCGTGCCGCCGCAGCACATGTACGGCATGGAGATGTCGGTGTTGCTGCCCTTGCTCGGTCCCGTCGCGGTGCATGCCGCGCGTCCGTTCTTCCCGGAAGACGTCGCGCAGGCGCTCGCGCATGCCAACGCACCGCGCATCCTGGTCACCACGCCCGTGCACCTGCGCGCGCTGCTCGTCTCCGGCTGCGTGTTGCCACCCTTGCGCGCCATCGTCTCGGCGACGGCGCCGCTGCCCGCCGAGCTCGCCATCGAAGCCGAACAGCGTTTCGCCTGCGAAGTGCGCGAAGTCTTCGGCTCGACCGAAACCTGCGTCATCGCGCGCCGCCGCACGGCACTCGAATCCGCCTGGACCCCGCTGCCCGGCGTTCGCCTCGCGCCGCAACCCGACGGCACGGCCGTGCATGCGCCGCACCTGGCCACGCCCGTCGTGCTCGCCGATCTGGTCGAAGTGGATGCCGACGGACGGTTCGTGCTGCGCGGCCGCAACGCCGACCTGCTCGAGATCGCCGGCAAGCGCGCCTCGCTCGGCGACATGACGCGCAAACTGCTCGCCATCCCCGGCGTGGAAGACGGCGTGGTGTTCCAGATGGATACGCCGGGCGAAGGCGGCGTGTGCCGCATCGCCGCGCTCGCCGTCGCGCCGACCCTGGACGAGCCTGCAATCCTCGCCGCGCTGCGCCGCACGATCGACCCGGTGTTCCTGCCGAGACCGCTGCGCCGCGTCGATGCACTGCCGCGCAACGAAACCGGCAAACTGCCCCGCGAACGCCTCGTCGAGCTCCTGCAATCGACTTGA